A genomic region of Catalinimonas niigatensis contains the following coding sequences:
- a CDS encoding tetratricopeptide repeat protein has translation MLIEHISKIYLLIERDKLDIAQQKITETLTEFPDSEDLYILQAELYLKKDENKRALEAAERAIGLNPENEEAYYIQSRAFIAFEEHKKAHQAIDKALVLNPYAAAYYAVKALILLDTKKHQEAIEWAQKGLEIAPDHLLCNNVLSLAQNKAGQREEAYERLEYMLAEDPEDSFTQANMGYHFLAKGDIKKAKEHFSVALRQDPTNEFIRSGMMEAIKSTNWLYRKFLHYSLWIEKIGRKNKFALYIGIIILVNVVPFLLPFYLLLILWSWFAGPLSDVILYFDRYGGDLMTKENHRLTKINICILLIAVFCGLLAFLVDSSFFGLAFALVLSIVPIYLIDSSVKPKKRITMSVFACSFTGLGLWGVYSSYITDGSAGLAWGALLFAVVAFSWVASLME, from the coding sequence ATGCTTATCGAACATATTTCCAAAATTTATCTGCTTATTGAAAGGGACAAGCTGGACATTGCCCAGCAAAAAATAACGGAAACCCTGACAGAATTTCCAGATTCGGAAGACTTGTATATTTTACAGGCAGAGCTTTATCTCAAAAAAGACGAAAACAAACGAGCATTAGAAGCGGCAGAAAGAGCCATTGGCCTGAATCCGGAAAATGAAGAAGCATACTACATACAATCCAGGGCTTTTATCGCCTTTGAAGAGCACAAAAAAGCCCATCAAGCTATTGATAAGGCTTTGGTCCTGAACCCTTATGCAGCAGCTTACTATGCAGTCAAAGCACTTATCCTGCTGGATACCAAAAAGCATCAGGAAGCCATTGAATGGGCTCAAAAAGGTTTAGAAATTGCTCCGGATCACCTTTTGTGTAACAATGTGCTCTCCCTGGCACAAAACAAAGCAGGACAGAGAGAAGAAGCCTATGAACGACTGGAGTATATGCTGGCCGAAGACCCAGAAGATTCTTTCACTCAGGCCAATATGGGTTATCACTTTCTGGCCAAGGGCGATATCAAAAAAGCCAAAGAACATTTTTCCGTGGCTTTAAGGCAAGACCCTACCAATGAGTTTATTCGTTCAGGCATGATGGAAGCCATCAAGTCTACCAACTGGCTGTATCGTAAATTCTTACATTATTCGCTATGGATAGAGAAAATCGGAAGGAAGAATAAGTTTGCCCTCTACATCGGAATCATCATCCTGGTAAACGTAGTACCCTTCTTATTGCCTTTTTATTTATTGCTGATCTTATGGAGTTGGTTTGCTGGTCCGCTGAGTGATGTTATCTTGTACTTTGACCGTTACGGAGGAGACCTGATGACCAAAGAAAATCATCGGCTTACCAAAATCAATATTTGTATACTCCTGATTGCTGTATTCTGTGGGCTCCTTGCTTTCCTGGTAGATAGCAGCTTCTTCGGATTGGCTTTTGCATTAGTCCTTTCCATTGTACCCATTTACCTGATTGACTCCAGCGTGAAGCCCAAAAAACGCATCACAATGTCTGTATTCGCCTGCTCATTTACAGGATTGGGGCTTTGGGGCGTATATTCATCATATATCACCGACGGAAGTGCCGGATTAGCCTGGGGTGCATTGCTATTTGCTGTAGTGGCTTTCTCCTGGGTAGCTTCATTGATGGAATAA
- a CDS encoding DUF1501 domain-containing protein, whose translation MGNNKHIIHRPLSRRQMLGTCRSGFGSLAFFSLFGGLGTACSKIESMSSALEPTPFSPHFIPKAKHVIFLYMDGGVSQVDSFDPKPRLAQENGEDPYKKFKVDATQFDNIGRILKSPWDFKQYGECGMPVSELFPHIASCVDDIALIRSMTSEFPEHTNANYFLHTGSGLQGRPSMGAWVTYGLGSENDNLPGYVVLDGGLVPPGGLDNFNSGFLPASYQASVLKGQAVPLANVQPLEDKHIQDQKLAYIKQMDQSLMGKLGHADAVESAISNYELAYRMQASVPELTAFATESKATKKLYGFESDDPHTRGYAAQCLLARRLVERGVRFIELTCPSVNADRWDQHDDLKDGHERNAHAVDQPIAGLLKDLKGRGLLDETLVIWTGEFGRTPFAQGTNGRDHNPSAFSMWMAGAGIKGGTIFGSTDEYGYRVAENKVSIHDLHATMLHLLGVNHEQLTFHFGGRDIRLTDVHGHVIHDVLA comes from the coding sequence ATGGGAAATAACAAACATATCATCCACCGTCCCTTAAGTCGCAGGCAGATGCTGGGCACTTGCCGAAGTGGGTTTGGCTCACTGGCCTTCTTCAGTCTCTTTGGCGGACTAGGAACCGCTTGTTCCAAAATAGAAAGTATGTCTTCTGCTCTGGAACCAACGCCCTTCTCACCTCACTTTATTCCCAAAGCCAAGCATGTAATTTTTCTCTATATGGATGGAGGTGTCTCCCAGGTAGATTCTTTTGACCCTAAACCCCGCCTTGCCCAGGAAAATGGAGAAGATCCTTACAAAAAATTCAAAGTAGACGCTACCCAGTTTGACAATATTGGCAGGATTTTGAAGAGCCCCTGGGATTTTAAACAGTACGGAGAATGTGGTATGCCGGTTAGTGAATTATTTCCCCACATCGCCAGCTGTGTAGATGACATTGCCCTGATCCGCTCCATGACTTCTGAGTTTCCGGAACACACCAACGCCAATTACTTTCTGCATACCGGAAGCGGCTTGCAGGGGCGCCCCAGTATGGGTGCCTGGGTCACTTATGGCTTAGGCTCTGAAAATGATAACCTACCCGGCTATGTGGTGCTGGATGGAGGACTAGTGCCACCCGGAGGACTGGATAATTTTAACAGTGGCTTCCTGCCCGCCTCTTATCAAGCCTCGGTACTGAAAGGACAGGCAGTGCCCCTAGCCAATGTCCAACCGCTGGAAGACAAGCACATACAAGATCAAAAGCTGGCGTATATCAAACAGATGGACCAGAGTCTGATGGGAAAATTAGGCCATGCCGATGCAGTAGAATCAGCGATTTCCAACTACGAACTGGCCTATCGCATGCAAGCCTCTGTACCCGAACTGACAGCGTTTGCTACAGAAAGTAAAGCTACCAAAAAGCTCTACGGTTTTGAATCAGATGATCCGCATACCCGCGGCTATGCTGCCCAGTGCCTCCTAGCCCGGCGGCTGGTAGAGCGCGGTGTCCGCTTTATAGAACTGACCTGCCCCAGTGTAAACGCCGACCGCTGGGATCAGCATGATGATCTCAAAGATGGACATGAACGCAATGCCCATGCAGTAGACCAGCCCATTGCCGGTCTGCTCAAAGACCTCAAAGGCCGGGGCCTGCTGGATGAAACCCTGGTGATCTGGACAGGAGAGTTTGGCAGAACGCCTTTTGCCCAAGGCACCAACGGACGCGACCATAATCCTTCTGCCTTCAGCATGTGGATGGCCGGAGCAGGAATTAAAGGAGGAACAATTTTCGGTAGTACTGATGAATACGGCTACCGGGTAGCAGAAAACAAAGTCAGCATACATGACCTGCACGCGACCATGCTACATTTACTGGGTGTGAACCATGAGCAACTAACATTCCACTTTGGCGGTCGTGACATCCGTTTAACCGATGTACACGGACATGTAATCCATGATGTGCTGGCTTAG